From Caldicellulosiruptor hydrothermalis 108, a single genomic window includes:
- the nagA gene encoding N-acetylglucosamine-6-phosphate deacetylase has translation MRKKFLVKKIFNGHSFIEDNVLVVEDGIILGTQEGIDTGKDEIIDRRDFILSPGFVDKHTHGIGGVDFFDTTENDLKTIQNYYFKHGVTTIVPTIVSAPFENIFKLTKAIKEAKKDPNFKLNIPGIFLEGPFINPAKKGAHDERFLQRPTAEKLEELSSNCEEKIIDIALAPELLENPNEFISKAAERGINISLGHTESSFEQAAQAHMLGAKSIVHLFNAMPQLHHRQNSITTYALLSSIKVELICDFIHLSPEIIKLTYKLKGPESIIIISDSISATDLSDGEYSLGALDVKVENGICKLADGTIAGSTLTIDKAVKNLIKIGIRLEDALQAATYNPSRLLSLECGRVKEGFRADFVLMDEDLNIKEVYIGGELVYKAQ, from the coding sequence ATGAGAAAAAAGTTTTTGGTCAAAAAGATTTTCAATGGGCATTCTTTTATCGAAGACAATGTTTTGGTTGTAGAAGATGGAATAATTCTGGGAACGCAAGAAGGAATTGATACTGGAAAAGATGAGATTATAGACAGAAGAGATTTTATTTTATCACCTGGATTTGTTGACAAACACACACATGGTATTGGTGGAGTTGATTTTTTTGATACTACAGAGAATGATTTAAAAACAATCCAAAACTACTATTTTAAACATGGTGTTACAACTATTGTACCTACAATTGTGTCAGCTCCGTTTGAAAACATATTTAAGCTTACAAAAGCTATTAAAGAAGCAAAGAAAGACCCAAATTTTAAGCTAAACATCCCTGGAATATTCTTAGAAGGGCCATTTATAAACCCTGCAAAGAAAGGTGCACATGATGAGAGATTTTTGCAAAGGCCGACAGCTGAAAAGTTAGAAGAGCTGAGTTCTAATTGTGAAGAAAAAATTATTGATATTGCGCTTGCTCCAGAACTACTTGAAAATCCCAATGAATTTATTTCAAAGGCAGCAGAAAGAGGTATTAACATTTCGCTTGGACACACAGAAAGCAGCTTTGAGCAGGCAGCACAAGCACATATGCTTGGTGCCAAAAGTATTGTTCACCTTTTTAACGCAATGCCACAGCTACATCACAGGCAGAATTCTATTACCACATATGCGCTTTTGAGCAGCATCAAAGTGGAGTTAATTTGCGATTTTATTCACCTGTCTCCTGAGATTATAAAGCTTACTTACAAGCTAAAAGGTCCTGAGAGTATTATAATAATTAGTGATTCTATTTCTGCAACAGACCTTTCTGATGGTGAGTATAGTTTAGGGGCCTTAGATGTAAAAGTTGAAAATGGAATTTGTAAATTAGCTGATGGTACCATCGCTGGCAGCACCTTGACAATTGATAAGGCAGTAAAGAACTTAATAAAAATTGGAATTAGATTAGAAGATGCACTGCAGGCAGCAACTTACAATCCATCAAGACTTCTTTCTCTTGAGTGCGGCAGGGTAAAAGAGGGCTTTAGGGCAGATTTTGTATTGATGGATGAGGATTTAAATATAAAAGAGGTATATATTGGGGGAGAGCTTGTGTATAAGGCACAATAA